Below is a genomic region from Triticum dicoccoides isolate Atlit2015 ecotype Zavitan chromosome 5A, WEW_v2.0, whole genome shotgun sequence.
CGGTCAGGGCACATCTTTATACTTGTAGGTATAGTGACTTTATTCGCCTCGAAGGTGGCTTTGGATTCATCTTTGCATTCATTTTGTCAAACTATGATGGATAAATTAATAGAGATGGTTGCATGCATCATTTTGAAGTGGAGGCCAGGGTAACCCTCCTTTTAAAAAAACATATTGCAGATAAATCAATGTTGTTCAGGCATGTCATTAAactagctaagagcatctccaacagccgcgctaaacaagCGTCACGCCGTAAATTTTGccattttagcgcgcgcgcaacctgTAGAcaagctccagcgggcgcgcaataacCGCGCACACGGCTATGTAGTTGGGTGCGCGGTCCGACACGCCAACTCGCGCTGTGTATTTGGGGCGCCGACTTCCGCGCGAGGCAGACAcgagcgctcgcgccgcactctctccaCCCCGCCACCTTCGCCCCGCACGCACCGGCGCCGGCGAACTTGACCCGATGGACGCACGCgccggcaccccgctcaccccATCCTACAGCCGCaatccctccccgccgccgccgctggaaaCCCTAGTGCGGGGAGCGTTGgcctcgccaccgccggagctcctccgagcatcggcctcgcgcgcggcctcttcatgccgccgcggatgaccacgcCTCCTGTCGGCGTCTGAAGTACGCGACCCACGCCTCGTGGTTGCCGGTGGCGTACTCCGGGAGCGCCCGCTCCTCGGCCGTCAGGGACGCCCGCGCACGCTCGATCTCGGCGTGGAAATAGGCGGGCGTCTCGGGGACGGGTAGAGGGGGGACAGGGACCCCGCCGGCTCTGAGCCTCCACCGCGACGGAGCGCGTACGTCGGGCGGCGCGGGGTAGTTGGCCTCGTGGAGGAGGTAGGCCTCCCACTCATGCAGCGAGCGGCGACCGAAACCGttggccgccgccgcgtcgccgggtaCCTCGCGCTCATGCTTGccaggggagagagaggggctcgaacggcagagagagagaggggggaggaagtgCGGCGGCGAGGAGGGGGAGATGGGTGCTTCACCGGCGCGACCAAGATCGCCTTTTATAGCAGCTCGGGGGCAGCCGCGTGCAAACGCGTGGCGGAAGGCGGGGCGGCGTCGCCGCACTTTGCCGCCCGTGAATCAATGGCAGGCTGACCGGCAGCagtcttggcattgattccccgtgGGAAAACCGAGACGATGAGGACGACCAGCCTTCGTCTCGTTGACGCGCCGGTCCCGCCATTCTTTCGCGCCAAAACGTTcgcgccggcgcccccgggcgccgcgccgggttcgggttgggtgcGCCGGCACCAATTTCGGCCCAATCCGACAAAAAAACATGCTCGTGGGGGCGACTCGACCGTTTTTTCGACACCGGCGCTAAAAACGGCcttggggggcctgttgggggcgcggctggagatgctctaacctatCTTTGCTTTCACCCAACCAAATCAGATTTGATCGGTAGAGCGATAGATAGGTTGGATATTGACAACGCGTGAAAAGAGGGGGTTTAGGAAAAACTGGATGAAAAATCGTGAATCAAATCAAAAAGATTAAAAGACAAATATCTGCCAAATATGTCCTAATCAGTATATTTGTTTCTTCCGTTGTGGTGCACGAGCCTTTTCTACCTCGTATAAACCAAAAATGGCGTTCAATTGCAATCACATGGAGAGGTGGAGGAGCACATCGCTGACGGCGGCCGGCTGTAGCACGCCGAGGTCTGTGATCAGAAGCTCCAGGTACTtcgactgggtgtagtccctggccGGCGCCTCGACGTCGACGCCGGCCGGCACAGGCACGTCGCCGAAGTCCACGTCTCGGCCACCGCCCTGCTCGATGTCTTTCTGTCCCAGCGGATACAGCCTCGCGAACTTGTAGCTCTCTGCTGCCACATAGACAGGCTTGCCCATGGCGCGAGCCACCAGGGCGACCTGGTACGTGCCAACGCCGCCGACCACGCCGCCCGTCTCGGCGACCAAGTCGGCGCCTACCAGCACCACGTCGACCTGGCCCATCGAGTAGGCCACGGCCGAGTCGAGCAGGACCCTCGCCGGCACCCCGGCCGCCGCGAGTTCCCCGGCCAGCCTCAGCCCCGCGCCGTCCGGCCTACCCTCTGCATGCAAGACGAAAACAAATTAGGCTCCAAATTGGCAATGTTACGAAGTCTTGGTTATTCCGCGAGTTAATGATGCGTGCGTAGCGTACCGGTGCATAGGACTAGGAGGCGCTTGCCGCGGGTGGCAGCCAGCCGGAGAGCGTCGAGCACGGGCGGCGAGTGGCCGTGCACCAGCACGGTGCAGCCGTCCAGCAAGAAGTCCTGGCAGAGCGTCGCGATGGCCCCGCGCGCGCCTCGGCAGATGTCCCCGAATCTGGTGGCGCGGCCGACCAAACGGCGTTTGAGGGCGGGGAACTGTGCGGGCTGATCATCGGCGACGCCGCCACGACGCACATACCGGACGAACATGTCGCAGGCCGCCGAGAGCGCGCCGTACGGCTCGCTATCCAGGCGCTGCAAGTTTTCATCCATCAGCGTGTCGTCGATCAGGCATAAAACTCGTCTACATACGGTTGGCGTGTGCAAAAATTGACTAGAAACTCGATCAGAACGTAGAGATCAAGAGCTCAAGAGCTGACCTTGAGTTCCTCCGCGGCCGCCTTGATATCGGCTTGGAGCCCGGCGATGGTCTCGGCCTTGCTGGACCGGACGGCGTCGAGGAGCGCCATGACCGCCGCCACGGCCTCGTCGGCCCCCTCTTTCGTCCACCGGTCCAAGCACCCAGCGATTCCTGGCGTCTCCGCCTCGGCCATTGTCGACGCGGCGGAGGTGGAAGCAGTAACGCGATCTTGCAGGGAAGCAGCGGTTATTGTTGCAGCTAAAGGACTCAGGGAGAGGAGCCATGATTGGGGTTGGGCGGACGACGGCGATCGATCCGGCTTACAGCGTCGTGGTTTCCATCGTGAGTTGCGAATCCTATTGCTCCGCTTCCGGAGGGGACACGTTTTATATATATGGACATGTATGTGTGGGCCATATAAGGCCTGTTTGTTTGGGCCGTGATTCGAATTCCTTATGCCCGGCCCAGCCCAAAGGAAAGAATCGTGAACTCAACCCTAATAAACGATGTGTGCCACGCAAATCCGCCGCCAGGGAACACAAACAATGGACGTTCCactgccgggcggcggcggcgaggtttcGGAGGACTACTCCCCGGCGGCCACCGTGGTGCCCTTCGACCCGCCCCTCCCTCTGCTTCGCGCGCCGgtcccttcctcttcctcctccgcctccaccGAGCCCCCCGTCCTCGCCTTCCGCGACGCCGCGAGCTGGCGCGCCGCCTGGGAGGCCGCCGAGGCCAGCCTCTTCTCCCAGTGCGAGGTAAGCCCCTGCCCAACTGGCAATCTGTGTCTGTCTCGCATGCCTGGATCATCGGAGGCAAAGCGCGCTGTCACATACCTATCTAGGAGACGCCGATTGTGTAGGCTTACTCGACGACGGTTGTTTAGATCTGGTGGGTAGACGCTGATTGCAGATAGCAGCGCAGTTCCTAGCACCGGAAGCATTTGCCCTCTTTTTGTTCTTGCAGCTGGCCGAGCTGCCTTGCGCTAGTCAATGCCAGGCAGCAAGTTTAGCAGCTGCGTACACCAAACAGTGCAGACAAGCCCCTGACTAGTACCCAAGATCACTTACTATTCGGGGTTTTCATGACATGGCATATATTCCACTTCTGCGCTGTTGCTGCTATGCTAATTCCCAGTTGACCGAGATGTTCCTGGGTCTCGGTCGATTTCTCGGCCGACTGAGATGTCTATAGACGACCCTGTTGACCAGTTTTTTTTTTTGTTCTTCCGTGTCTGGGAAGACGAGGAATGTTTACTTTTGCAGCTGGCCGAGCTGACTTGCTCTAGTACTGCTAGTCGGTAAATTTATCAGCTGCACACAATGAAGAGACAGAAACCACTTCATGGCTGCTTAGCTTTAGCTGTCTTGCTTGGTGATGTTCTACAGTTGAATTGGCAAATGAagtggaagtgcaccttttgcatcatTAGTCTTTTGTGTCGTCGTTTTGTTTTGTGGAGAAAGTGCTAGTAATCAGATTAGGATCTTGCAAGTCTGGAtctattatactccctctgttcctaaataaaagtctttttagagattccaatgcaggctacatacggagcaaattgagtgaaatctctaaaaagacttaaatTTAGAAACGGATGGAGTGGATGCCAAGATTAAATTGCATGTGGGTGTATAGTTATATGGTGTATTGTGTGATTAAGCATTTGAAGTGCACCTTAGAGTTCTTACTGTCAGAATTCATTCCTGACATGAcaagagtaaattggatttagctgGAGCAAATCTACCGTGTATGCTGGTTGGTAGTATGCTGTGTGTTTTGTATACAAGTAGAAGCTTTGCTTCCTAAAGATCTCCAGTGGTCTCAGCCAGCCCATTtggcttgcttcatcattcctaatTGCATGATGTACTTAATCCCCCTAACTGTGAACAATGGATCTTTTCCTGCAAATGGAATGAACAGCGGATTGGTTCATCATTTTGCAGGCTGGTGCACGCTCCGGCTGTTCAATCGCTGCAACACGAAAATGCAAGCCCCCCTGGTGGAAAGGTTTGTTTGGAGGTGCAACAACCAACTATCAAGAAAGAGAAGAATGCGAAGAACGAGAAATGGCTTCTTGTCTTGAATCAGCAAAGGAGGCTTGCATTAAGTTTTCAAAGCAAAAATGTAATGCACCATTCCAGGATGCAAGGATTGCCTCTGAAGGCCTCCTTGAAAATACAGATTTTGTTGTCTGGGATGCTGGGCGTAACAAGACAGCATCAGCATCCTTGTCTGTTGCAGACAGCCGCTACTCATCCAATCCTGGGCTTggtggcacaaactacaaaggaaGTGACTTGCTAGACAGCTTAGCATCTGAAGGCAATAGCAACTCAGGGCGATGACTTATCAAAGGCACCACTGTGGTCAGCGCTCAGGAGACCGCACATATTATTTGGAGCTGGATTCATCATCAATGAAATAATGGTATGGCATTGTCGAGGCTTGTGTTATGTTATTTGGTTTTCTGTTGCTACAGTTGGCTCCGTGGCAAGAAAAATAGTGAATGGACAACTAATTGACAGAAGAAGACTGCGGCTGCGAGGCTTGAGACTTGAGATTGAATGGCTAGCATTCTGAAGTTTCGCGAGACCAAGAAGATTAAGAATATTTGGATATTGTTTCCTGCTACTGTCTTGGCCGTTTCTGTTGATTTTGATGCTGGGCAAAGGCGACACAAGATGCAAAAGGTGTACATCAAATGCATAAGTGGTGTAATGTGTAGCAGTAGCAGTATCGGTGAATATGTAGTATATGTTGATCATTGGTTGCTGTAAATAAATCATGCCCAGCTGAAGATGAAAACTACACTATCCAAGTGCCCATCTGGTTGTTTTATCTTTCAGAAAAGATGCCCAAATacctaagacaacattatgaaacaACTGTGGCTACACTTGCCACTTGCTAGTCATTCTAAAGATGGTGAATTTCAGAAATTATCCATTTTACACATCATTTAGTGTGAGACAGAATTAGTAGGGCCGCAGTTTTATCTATGTACCAAGAAGTGTTGGCTCTAACCTGAAAGCCTAGTGGGGGTTATCACCACAAATATTGAGAAGAAGATGCTTCCAATTGCTCGCACGGTCGCAAGAACAGGGTAGCTTGCTAAGGGCGTCGTATCACGTGAATCTGTGCATCCCCTCATCGTCAATCGTTTGATCTAGGTCTTGTGCCTGATGTTTGTTTGCCCGCTTTTTGCACAAACACGCCCGCCTCTAGCCATGTTTGCCCTGTAAATTTTGCAAGAAAACCCCCAGCGAGGGCAGCTCTCCCAGTTCACCACCCCCAATCGTTCTTTTTGTCCGGCTGCTGTGCTGCCGAACTGTTCGCCAAGTTCTTCAGGCAAAGCCGGCCTAGGAACAGTTCGCCAAGTTCTTCAGGCAAAGCCGGCCTAGAGTTCCTTGGACCACAACCCAAGACCAGCACAACCAGATGACTGCTGCGACCATGTAGCTAGTTCTTACTATATTAGATAACTTGCTGTTGGTGATTTCAATAGGATTATAGATATTGTTTGGGTGTGCTAATCGAGCTACAAAATTCAGAAAGAGGTGGATGTAAAATTCAGGAAACAAGAGGATGCCAAGTTGTTGCTGACtgatttaaaaaaaaagaaatggCTGTTTCACTTCCTTTTCGTGAATGCTATTGTTGACGCGTATTGTCAGTCTCTAATCTGAGTTGTTCCTACACGATTCATTTTGAAAAACAGTAATTTGTAAGCTGAGCTGTTCCTACATGATTTGTACTGTCAGTTAATGCGTACATGTTTACAAGTATCATTTGGTACCGAAAAACAGTATGGCCGGTACTTCAGCAGTGTAGAGGGAGAAAGGAAATTCAGTTCAGCATTCGCAAACCCACTGGTCGTCTTCTGAGTCGATGAGAATGGTCAATAACCGCAAGAATAGTTTCACAATTTAACCTATTGTTCAGTTCTTGCTTAATAAACAGGGGAAACTACAGAACATTTATGAAGCAGCGGCACCAAGCATTCTCAAGTATATTCAGCACATGTACTTTTCTGTGACAACAATTGATGAATAGAGTTCAGAATCAAGTGTGATATAAATAACTTAAATATTTGGACAGAGCACAAGTTGACATCCATTACATAAATTCAAATATCAATAAACCGAATAAATGGGATTCAAAATTCATCTCCTTCCTCAAAGACTTTTAGCTATGATGCTGCACCATTTGGAAGAATGGGTTGCACATTCATGGCTTCTTTTCCTTGACCTTTTTTGGTTGGACAATTGCGACTGTCATGAAAACCTATTTGGTTGCATGTCTTGCACAAGCGTGCAACCTTGGCCTTGGCTTCTTTGTTCTTCTCCTTTTGTTTTTCCCCATTCATTTCCTTTCCTCTTTTTATTCTTTTACATCTCCCTACCAAATGAGCATCATTTGGCGGGTGTATGTCAACTTGAGTAGGAATGTTGCAACCAATAAACGCCTCGTATTCCTCTTGCCTAGTGTGCTTGACTGCATTAGGAACCATTTGGTTCAGAGGCTCCTCAATGCTCAGAACACTTGCTACCAAAAAGTCCATGCCTTCATCTGATTGCTTGGCTCTTTGAATTAGATCTTCCAACTTGTTTCGCACTGTTGAAATCTTCTTCCTCGCAGCTGCATCCAAGGAGTCGGCGGGCAtttcttctagaaggttcccttgTTCATCGTAAAcagtctcactacaaaaaaaatgatGTGACCATGTGATTTCAAAAAAATAAGAGTAATAATTATTATAACTTTCATACCTTTTACACCGTTTCTGCCATCTTTCCATAATATAGAAGGTTGGGAGCTCCTGTTGATTTTCAGTTCGCATCACTTGGATAATATGGCGGCATGGGATTCCATGTGACTCAAATAACTTGCACGAACAGTTAGCTATCATGGTTTTCGTGTCACATCGGACCTCCCTTACCCTACTAGCACCCGTTTTGAAGGTCACTATTTTAATTCCCTCATCTTGTGCAATTCCTTGAACACAACAGTGGTCTCTTGCAGCAATAACTTGTTCCTGAAATTTCACAAACACCTCATATGTGAATACTTCACTACCTTGTCTCTCCATTGCCCACGGTGTGACTAATTGGGGGGTCCTATGGATGCTTGAATTGTCTGCAATCAACTCCTCTTGACGTTGACATTCTAAAGCTGTCTCGAATCTAAGCCAGAACTCAACAAAAGTGAGCCTGCGATGAATGAATCGGTTAAAAAAAGAATTTGCGCTTTCAGACCTTGAAGTTGTCCGCAGAATGCCTGCCAGTGATATGTGCATGAAATAGACTGGTATCAATGACTATCTAAGGCTAAACCTTTTAGTCAACCACTCATTATCCTCCAACCCAAAGTCTGAAATTATGGAATTCCACTCTAACTCAAATTCGGTCACAGTTTCCGAACCCCATACACATGCGTTCATCCTCTTCCAAAATTCAGGTTCTTCTCTAATCACAGGTGCAATCTTCTCTGGAAGTCTTTCCATTATATGCCACATGCACAACCTGTGTACTGAGGTTGGAAAAACTTTATCAATTCCATTCTTGATGCTAGTAGCTTCATCAGTTATGATGAGTCTCGGCGCTACACCCCCCATTGCTCCTAGGAAGGTCTCAAACAACCAAACATATGACTCTTTCTTCTCATTGTCCCTGGCAGTAGAACCCGCCATGGTAGTTGGTTGCACTGTATCCAGCAAGGAGGACTTGTCCACCATGCGGATCTGGAGTTGGGAGATGGATTCCTTTGTGGTCGTCGTGGCGATTACCCGTGGCCGTGATTGATCAGGCAGATGCATGCCGC
It encodes:
- the LOC119299929 gene encoding translation initiation factor eIF-2B subunit alpha-like, with protein sequence MAEAETPGIAGCLDRWTKEGADEAVAAVMALLDAVRSSKAETIAGLQADIKAAAEELKRLDSEPYGALSAACDMFVRYVRRGGVADDQPAQFPALKRRLVGRATRFGDICRGARGAIATLCQDFLLDGCTVLVHGHSPPVLDALRLAATRGKRLLVLCTEGRPDGAGLRLAGELAAAGVPARVLLDSAVAYSMGQVDVVLVGADLVAETGGVVGGVGTYQVALVARAMGKPVYVAAESYKFARLYPLGQKDIEQGGGRDVDFGDVPVPAGVDVEAPARDYTQSKYLELLITDLGVLQPAAVSDVLLHLSM
- the LOC119302629 gene encoding uncharacterized protein LOC119302629 — translated: MDVPLPGGGGEVSEDYSPAATVVPFDPPLPLLRAPVPSSSSSASTEPPVLAFRDAASWRAAWEAAEASLFSQCEAGARSGCSIAATRKCKPPWWKGLFGGATTNYQEREECEEREMASCLESAKEACIKFSKQKCNAPFQDARIASEGLLENTDFVVWDAGRNKTASASLSVADSRYSSNPGLGGTNYKGSDLLDSLASEGNSNSGR